The following coding sequences lie in one Haloarcula marina genomic window:
- a CDS encoding ABC transporter ATP-binding protein translates to MTHLEFDDVTKRFNEGGTDEVTAVDTLNATIDDGEFVVFVGPSGCGKTTTLRSIAGLETISDGEIRLNGEPLNDRAPQDRNIAMVFQSYALYPHLTVRKNMSFGLEQSTDLSKSEISHRVEETASLLGISELLDRLPEELSGGQQQRVALGRAIVRDPDVFLMDEPLSNLDAKLRSKMRTELQQLQNQLDVTTIYVTHDQTEAMTMGDRIAILNGGELQQLDPPEVCYHQPNNKFVAGFLGEPSMNFFDVRFEDGTLRGSGFDYALSDDIAPALKPQSEYVLGIRPEDIQLYPEATDSNDTMGSVNVTESLGKESNIYVELDQGSGDTTAVATVDDAVARNIRQGDDVALHVEEAVIHIFDAATGKAVHNRRLDSKAETPSF, encoded by the coding sequence ATGACACACCTCGAATTCGACGACGTTACGAAGCGATTCAATGAAGGAGGCACAGACGAAGTAACTGCAGTCGATACACTGAACGCGACGATCGACGATGGCGAGTTCGTCGTCTTCGTTGGCCCGTCAGGCTGTGGAAAGACGACGACTCTCCGGTCAATCGCCGGCCTCGAAACGATAAGCGACGGCGAGATTCGACTAAACGGAGAGCCCCTCAACGACAGGGCGCCACAGGACCGGAACATCGCGATGGTGTTCCAGTCATACGCGCTGTACCCACATCTCACAGTACGGAAAAACATGAGCTTCGGGCTTGAGCAGTCTACCGACTTATCCAAGAGTGAAATCAGTCATCGGGTCGAAGAGACAGCCTCGTTGTTGGGGATTAGTGAGTTGCTTGACCGACTCCCGGAAGAACTCTCCGGCGGCCAGCAGCAACGGGTCGCGCTCGGCCGAGCTATCGTCCGTGACCCGGACGTGTTCCTGATGGACGAGCCGTTATCGAACTTAGACGCGAAACTCAGGTCGAAAATGAGAACGGAGCTACAGCAGCTCCAGAACCAACTTGATGTGACGACTATCTACGTCACTCACGACCAGACGGAGGCGATGACAATGGGTGACCGGATCGCGATCCTCAACGGCGGCGAACTCCAGCAACTCGACCCGCCGGAGGTGTGCTACCACCAGCCCAACAACAAATTCGTCGCAGGATTCCTCGGTGAGCCGTCGATGAACTTCTTCGACGTCAGGTTCGAGGATGGTACATTACGCGGGAGTGGGTTCGACTACGCCCTCTCTGACGATATCGCACCCGCTCTGAAGCCGCAGTCAGAGTACGTCCTCGGCATCCGTCCCGAAGACATTCAGCTATATCCAGAAGCTACCGACTCAAACGATACGATGGGGAGCGTGAACGTTACGGAATCGCTTGGGAAGGAAAGTAACATCTACGTCGAACTAGACCAAGGTTCGGGCGACACGACAGCCGTTGCTACCGTTGACGATGCTGTTGCCCGAAACATCAGGCAGGGGGACGATGTCGCGCTCCACGTCGAAGAAGCTGTCATTCACATTTTCGACGCTGCGACCGGAAAAGCGGTCCACAACCGCCGTCTCGATTCGAAAGCGGAGACGCCGTCCTTCTGA
- a CDS encoding carbohydrate ABC transporter permease produces the protein MSGKSKLQQLSSTIRSKDAAQDESTIVGDVPWLLVLTGTIAAIYLVPIETGIMTAFKTQDGYLTSLPFLPPRTVTLAPWQEAWNTLSGSFFNSLAFTVPATILSATIGSLAAYGLTNTKWRGQTLIFVFFVAGTFIPIQSVLVPVSRFWAIVDIENVLQSVTPLDLWGLSFMEPHYATIVELILTHTAFGIPIATLLFRSYYKNLSDEMLEAARIDGAGLMSIYKNIVLPLSKPIFIVTFIYQFTSIWNGLLLSLIVAGAGPAAPITVDLNKLALAGRIPTYNTMMAGAFITAIPTLIIYIFFGDKFVRGVAGYGGS, from the coding sequence ATGTCTGGCAAATCCAAACTACAGCAGCTATCGAGTACAATCCGGTCCAAAGACGCTGCGCAAGACGAATCGACCATCGTCGGTGACGTTCCATGGCTCCTCGTTCTCACGGGGACCATCGCCGCGATATACCTTGTGCCGATAGAGACCGGTATCATGACCGCATTCAAGACACAGGACGGCTATCTCACGTCACTGCCGTTCCTCCCGCCGCGAACAGTCACGCTCGCTCCGTGGCAAGAGGCATGGAACACCCTCTCCGGGTCCTTCTTCAACAGTCTGGCTTTCACCGTTCCCGCGACGATTCTCTCGGCGACCATCGGTAGCCTCGCGGCGTACGGGCTGACGAACACGAAGTGGCGGGGACAGACGCTGATATTCGTCTTCTTCGTCGCCGGGACGTTTATCCCTATCCAATCGGTTCTCGTCCCCGTCTCACGTTTCTGGGCTATCGTCGATATCGAGAACGTACTACAATCGGTGACACCCCTCGACCTGTGGGGCCTTTCGTTCATGGAGCCACACTACGCGACTATCGTCGAACTCATCCTCACTCACACCGCCTTCGGCATCCCCATCGCGACGCTCCTGTTTCGGTCGTACTACAAGAACCTCTCAGATGAGATGCTGGAGGCCGCGCGGATCGACGGTGCTGGACTGATGAGCATATATAAGAATATCGTGCTCCCCCTATCGAAACCCATCTTCATCGTCACGTTCATCTACCAGTTCACGTCCATTTGGAACGGCCTGCTATTATCACTCATCGTCGCAGGAGCGGGTCCGGCAGCGCCGATAACAGTCGATTTGAACAAACTCGCGCTGGCTGGCCGAATACCCACGTACAACACGATGATGGCCGGTGCGTTCATCACCGCGATTCCAACGCTGATCATCTATATCTTCTTCGGCGATAAGTTCGTTCGCGGTGTCGCAGGATACGGCGGAAGCTAA
- a CDS encoding carbohydrate ABC transporter permease: protein MNTLTQRIRDSELLRSTPFWLPPTLIVGLAIYGSISWNVLISFTDFEGLTLPTYDVSTFDLEMYRQLFSDPVFWNATKNTFILMVVFTLLCLLTGLGLAILIDKGIRYENTIRTIYLLPFSLSFVVTAKFWLWMYNPDIGVVNTFFEGIGLEFLALNWLSPRLKLWSIIIGLVWQFSGYAMVVYLAGLRAIPDAQYEAANIDGANTLTVYLRIIIPQLRTSTVSAAVVLVVFGLKAFDFIYALFRVNPGPNADILATMMYRQAYSANNWAYGSAIAVALFVVALMIIGPYLYSEYQRGGL from the coding sequence ATGAACACGCTCACTCAGCGGATACGGGACAGCGAGTTGCTTCGCTCGACGCCGTTCTGGCTACCGCCGACACTAATCGTCGGACTGGCAATTTACGGCTCGATCTCGTGGAACGTCTTGATATCGTTCACCGATTTCGAGGGATTGACCCTCCCTACATATGATGTTTCTACCTTCGACCTCGAGATGTATCGACAATTGTTCAGCGACCCGGTGTTCTGGAATGCGACCAAAAATACGTTCATCTTGATGGTCGTCTTCACGCTATTGTGTCTGCTCACCGGTCTCGGGCTGGCCATCCTTATCGATAAAGGGATACGCTACGAGAATACGATACGAACGATATATCTTCTCCCGTTCAGCCTCTCGTTCGTCGTTACGGCGAAATTCTGGCTCTGGATGTACAACCCGGATATCGGGGTCGTGAATACGTTCTTCGAGGGAATTGGACTGGAGTTTCTCGCTCTGAACTGGTTGAGTCCCCGGTTGAAGCTCTGGTCAATTATCATCGGGTTAGTCTGGCAGTTTAGTGGCTACGCGATGGTCGTCTATCTTGCGGGGTTACGCGCGATTCCCGACGCCCAATACGAAGCGGCGAACATCGACGGAGCGAATACGCTCACCGTGTACCTCCGTATCATCATCCCGCAACTGCGAACGTCGACGGTCAGCGCAGCGGTGGTCCTCGTTGTGTTCGGTCTCAAAGCGTTCGACTTCATTTACGCGCTCTTCAGGGTGAACCCGGGACCAAACGCGGATATACTGGCGACGATGATGTACCGGCAGGCCTACAGCGCGAACAACTGGGCCTATGGCTCGGCCATCGCGGTTGCGCTCTTTGTTGTCGCACTGATGATTATCGGGCCGTATCTGTACAGCGAATATCAGCGCGGAGGACTATAA
- a CDS encoding ABC transporter substrate-binding protein, with protein MSDQRSTPDSSVDSDDSVSRRNYMRLTGLAGLGGVTALAGCSGDGGDGSDGTSSTDGNGDGSSDSTSDGSSDGGSGGNGELEIIHHWTRGADGKAFSAFLTEFKNQHSDVRILENTIAGQAGSGVKTVITQRLLNSEPPSTFQGLAGKYMTPFKQHLDPIGDSVWSSNGMKDAYLQGPKEIAQLDGSYMMVPLNIHRVNLLFYNKSVVEQAGVDPTSLGSAGDLTSAMQKVENSTDAVGMAQSTMEPWTVLQLWETALLDEGGVEAYNKFANGNVAAVEGPAKAALERIAAFKDHFSSDANAIAWPEAASQITEGNAAFFNNGDWAAGVFLGAEDFAFGEDWDWIPFPGTENSFTVVMDVFAMPSNNPSPEATKKFLKFCGSKDGQRILNSIKGSIPPRTDVSTEEFSGYQKEQIESINNTDNQPGSMTHGMSVAPEPLTNLKKATGDFTSSWDVDATYDQFVSAFE; from the coding sequence ATGAGCGACCAACGTTCGACTCCAGACTCAAGTGTAGATAGCGACGACTCCGTTTCCAGGCGAAATTACATGCGTCTTACAGGGCTAGCTGGCTTAGGGGGTGTCACGGCATTGGCTGGTTGTTCAGGTGACGGCGGTGACGGTTCTGATGGTACCTCGTCCACCGACGGCAACGGTGATGGCAGTAGCGATAGCACCAGCGATGGAAGTAGCGACGGTGGGAGCGGCGGCAACGGCGAGTTAGAAATCATCCATCACTGGACCCGTGGTGCGGATGGAAAAGCGTTCAGCGCGTTCCTTACGGAATTCAAGAATCAGCACTCTGATGTCCGTATTTTGGAGAACACCATCGCCGGACAGGCCGGCTCCGGCGTCAAAACGGTCATCACGCAACGGCTATTGAACAGCGAACCGCCGAGTACGTTCCAGGGCCTCGCGGGGAAGTACATGACTCCGTTTAAGCAGCATCTTGACCCCATTGGCGACTCAGTCTGGTCGAGTAACGGGATGAAAGATGCGTATCTTCAGGGCCCAAAGGAGATCGCCCAATTGGACGGGAGCTACATGATGGTCCCACTAAATATCCACCGGGTCAATCTCCTATTTTACAATAAATCGGTCGTTGAGCAGGCTGGTGTCGACCCGACGTCCCTCGGAAGTGCCGGTGACCTGACCTCAGCGATGCAGAAGGTGGAGAACAGCACTGATGCCGTTGGGATGGCACAATCGACAATGGAACCGTGGACCGTCCTTCAACTGTGGGAGACTGCGCTCCTCGACGAGGGCGGAGTTGAAGCCTACAATAAGTTCGCAAACGGTAACGTAGCGGCCGTGGAGGGACCAGCAAAAGCAGCACTCGAACGCATCGCGGCGTTCAAAGACCACTTTTCGAGTGATGCGAACGCAATCGCATGGCCCGAAGCGGCCTCACAGATCACTGAGGGAAACGCCGCGTTCTTCAATAACGGCGACTGGGCCGCCGGGGTCTTCCTCGGTGCGGAAGACTTCGCGTTCGGTGAAGACTGGGACTGGATTCCCTTCCCCGGAACGGAGAACTCCTTTACCGTCGTGATGGACGTGTTCGCGATGCCGTCTAACAATCCGTCTCCCGAGGCGACGAAGAAGTTCCTCAAATTCTGCGGATCGAAGGACGGACAGCGGATTCTCAACTCGATTAAGGGGTCGATTCCGCCACGTACCGACGTTTCGACCGAGGAGTTCAGTGGCTATCAGAAAGAGCAAATCGAGAGCATCAACAATACAGATAATCAACCGGGGTCGATGACACACGGCATGTCGGTCGCACCGGAACCGCTGACGAACCTGAAGAAAGCGACCGGCGACTTCACCTCTTCGTGGGATGTTGATGCCACGTACGATCAGTTCGTGAGCGCATTCGAATAA
- a CDS encoding sulfatase family protein yields MTRVVYIDIDSLRADHVGAYGYSKETTPNIDAVAADGVTFQQAYVANSPCMPSRAGLISGRYGIHNGVETHGTQSQSLRTPAREIEWAGTWGDHTDAHPWWTLPELFFKNGVTTTAVSSFPRHPAHWFYHVWDEFHHPKEPDGPNESFQTPRGEVVAETANEVLDRVGDDEFFLYIQMWDPHGPYNRSEAQIEEFRNGNFQEYPTAEQIAEHQEWDAWRSASHMNIADRDDLEELLAHYDAEIRYADKQVGQVVETLKQAGLYDETFIVVTADHGEEFGEHGVYREHWSTHDGTQRVPLIVKPPASTSFSTGPRTQLATNVDMPPTLADFADLDPPENWQGRSLLPAIENPKIDWRSEIVVDHGLYTAQRAIRTDQWKLIWTFHSGMWETVVPKVQLYNMDNDPWEQQDVSQSHRTVVSELKERMSEWAETHAGTTGDTLKAVARDGPAGTIAFGDDFEGV; encoded by the coding sequence ATGACACGAGTAGTGTACATCGACATTGATTCGCTACGTGCGGATCATGTTGGTGCGTACGGGTATTCGAAAGAAACGACTCCAAATATTGACGCGGTGGCGGCCGACGGTGTAACCTTCCAGCAGGCATACGTCGCCAATTCACCTTGTATGCCGTCTCGTGCGGGCCTCATCTCGGGACGCTACGGTATCCACAACGGCGTCGAAACCCACGGAACGCAGTCGCAGTCCCTCCGAACGCCCGCACGGGAAATAGAGTGGGCAGGCACGTGGGGAGACCACACTGACGCTCATCCATGGTGGACTCTGCCGGAACTCTTTTTCAAGAACGGAGTGACCACTACGGCCGTATCGTCGTTCCCCCGTCATCCCGCACACTGGTTTTATCACGTCTGGGATGAGTTCCACCACCCGAAAGAACCGGATGGCCCGAACGAATCCTTTCAGACACCCCGCGGAGAAGTCGTTGCAGAGACAGCAAACGAAGTACTGGACAGAGTGGGCGACGACGAGTTCTTCCTCTATATCCAGATGTGGGATCCACATGGGCCGTATAACCGCTCCGAAGCACAAATTGAGGAGTTCCGTAACGGTAACTTCCAGGAGTACCCGACGGCTGAACAGATTGCCGAGCACCAGGAGTGGGATGCGTGGCGGTCCGCATCGCACATGAATATCGCAGACAGGGACGACCTTGAAGAACTGCTCGCCCACTATGACGCGGAGATTCGCTACGCAGACAAGCAAGTCGGCCAAGTGGTAGAGACGCTCAAGCAGGCGGGCCTCTACGACGAGACGTTCATCGTCGTGACGGCCGACCACGGCGAAGAGTTCGGCGAACACGGTGTGTATCGAGAACACTGGAGTACTCACGACGGGACTCAACGTGTTCCGCTGATCGTTAAGCCGCCAGCGTCAACCTCGTTTTCTACAGGGCCTCGAACCCAACTTGCAACGAACGTTGATATGCCGCCGACACTCGCCGACTTTGCGGATCTCGATCCACCAGAGAACTGGCAGGGGCGATCGCTTCTCCCCGCTATCGAGAATCCGAAGATCGACTGGCGCTCCGAAATTGTCGTCGACCACGGTCTCTACACGGCGCAACGAGCGATAAGAACGGACCAATGGAAACTCATCTGGACGTTCCACAGCGGTATGTGGGAGACCGTTGTCCCAAAAGTGCAACTCTACAATATGGACAATGACCCATGGGAGCAACAAGACGTATCGCAGTCACACCGGACCGTCGTTTCGGAGTTGAAGGAGCGGATGTCTGAGTGGGCGGAGACACACGCCGGGACGACCGGCGACACGCTCAAAGCAGTAGCACGAGACGGACCGGCAGGAACAATCGCCTTCGGTGACGATTTCGAGGGAGTATGA
- a CDS encoding carbohydrate kinase family protein, protein MKGNIMVVGEAGVDFLPDEAGPTKHVENFARRAGGSAVNSVIGLHHLGETPFLRTRIGTDPFGAFLRETLDEHGIPTDFVEADAEAMTSLAFVERQKSDALDFTFYRHETADTRLEPDLVPVDVLESLQWLHVTGVLLATEPSRTAILSLMDRAQQAGCQVSFNPNTRPQLWNRTEELAQDIGDALKLTDVVIATPADFEPIGFETSTPETLADELVQYGPDSVFLSLDSISAYGTIIDGPLTGDAHHDGYDVDPVYPIGAVDAFTAGVIASLLHDAKSVRDILAAANAVATISTMSPGAITAFSLRRSAESLYSNPPWESE, encoded by the coding sequence ATGAAGGGTAATATCATGGTGGTCGGCGAAGCGGGCGTGGACTTCCTCCCAGACGAGGCCGGACCGACGAAACACGTCGAGAACTTCGCTCGCCGAGCCGGTGGATCCGCGGTTAACTCGGTGATTGGTCTCCATCATCTCGGAGAAACTCCGTTCTTACGCACGCGAATTGGGACGGACCCGTTCGGAGCATTCCTCCGTGAGACGCTCGACGAACACGGTATCCCGACCGACTTCGTCGAAGCGGATGCCGAGGCGATGACATCACTGGCGTTCGTCGAGCGTCAAAAATCCGACGCACTCGATTTCACGTTCTATCGTCACGAGACGGCTGATACACGTCTCGAACCAGATCTGGTCCCCGTCGATGTCCTCGAATCTCTTCAGTGGCTCCATGTTACCGGGGTCCTGCTAGCAACCGAACCGAGCCGGACAGCTATCCTCTCACTAATGGATCGAGCACAGCAAGCTGGCTGTCAGGTGTCGTTCAATCCAAACACGCGCCCGCAGCTCTGGAATCGAACGGAAGAGCTCGCGCAGGATATCGGCGACGCACTGAAACTGACTGACGTGGTGATTGCGACGCCAGCCGATTTCGAACCAATCGGATTCGAGACGAGCACACCGGAGACCCTCGCTGACGAACTCGTCCAATACGGACCCGATTCAGTCTTCCTCTCTTTGGATTCCATATCAGCGTATGGGACGATTATCGATGGCCCCCTTACAGGAGACGCGCATCACGACGGGTATGATGTCGATCCAGTGTATCCCATCGGTGCGGTTGACGCTTTCACCGCGGGCGTCATCGCGTCGCTTCTGCACGATGCGAAATCGGTTCGTGATATACTCGCAGCGGCAAACGCGGTCGCAACCATTTCGACGATGTCTCCTGGTGCGATAACTGCGTTCTCGCTCAGACGGAGTGCGGAGAGTCTCTACTCGAATCCGCCATGGGAGTCTGAATAA
- a CDS encoding TrmB family transcriptional regulator: MVHDQKSLRNVLIDNFGLSTYEADVYLSLIRNGKQTMSEIAETSDVPRQRVYDITNTLRDENLIEIIDESPKQAYAVDPAETLGQTQSQIDSAVGELEEIHERDASIETGIAMFRNDATIEKYIRQVISSADVTVSVVLPFELVTKYKSELRNIGDEINSKLIVSNVPEDLLVGDSTALQSFQDIAREVRMVKTEEPIVVCADRSRAFFWVDYVGNPSTDSQGFYITTKQLALFLDRFIDELLWENAMPVYSRELPSLPLSFMRIRDSIAAIEDIVAEESMEVVFIVVDGVDTERREQVSFAGQLLDYYHSEDDDRAYLVLDPVEDDSKVNAGVVTVGGWNSTDEDYEATEITIVAATEDDDIDQID, from the coding sequence ATGGTACACGATCAAAAATCGCTCCGGAACGTTCTCATCGATAATTTCGGTCTCTCTACCTACGAAGCGGATGTTTATCTCTCTCTTATTCGCAACGGGAAACAGACGATGTCGGAGATCGCAGAGACGAGTGACGTACCCAGACAGAGAGTATACGATATTACGAACACGCTCCGAGACGAGAATCTCATCGAAATCATCGACGAATCCCCCAAGCAAGCATACGCGGTTGACCCGGCTGAGACGCTCGGACAGACTCAATCACAGATCGATTCTGCGGTCGGAGAACTCGAAGAGATACACGAACGCGATGCCTCGATTGAGACCGGCATCGCCATGTTTCGCAACGATGCCACCATTGAGAAGTACATCCGCCAGGTGATTAGCTCAGCTGACGTGACCGTTTCTGTCGTCCTGCCTTTCGAACTCGTCACGAAGTACAAATCTGAACTCAGAAATATTGGGGACGAAATCAATTCGAAACTCATTGTCTCCAACGTCCCAGAGGACTTGCTAGTCGGTGATTCGACTGCGCTCCAGTCGTTTCAAGACATCGCTCGCGAGGTTCGTATGGTAAAAACGGAGGAACCGATCGTAGTCTGTGCCGACCGTTCGAGGGCCTTCTTCTGGGTCGATTACGTCGGTAACCCGAGCACCGACTCACAAGGATTCTACATAACAACGAAACAACTCGCGCTCTTCCTTGACCGATTCATTGACGAGTTACTGTGGGAGAATGCGATGCCAGTTTATTCGCGGGAACTACCTTCGCTTCCGCTTTCTTTCATGCGAATTCGTGATAGCATTGCGGCGATAGAAGATATCGTGGCCGAAGAATCGATGGAAGTTGTATTCATCGTGGTGGACGGCGTAGACACGGAGAGACGAGAACAGGTGTCCTTCGCGGGCCAACTGCTCGATTATTACCACTCGGAGGACGACGATCGGGCCTATCTGGTATTGGATCCTGTTGAGGACGACTCGAAGGTCAATGCTGGCGTCGTCACCGTCGGCGGCTGGAATTCAACTGACGAGGACTACGAGGCCACCGAGATTACTATTGTCGCCGCGACGGAAGACGACGACATTGACCAGATCGACTGA